Proteins encoded together in one Megalops cyprinoides isolate fMegCyp1 chromosome 20, fMegCyp1.pri, whole genome shotgun sequence window:
- the LOC118795821 gene encoding calcyclin-binding protein — MDLSEQISQLESDLQEIKCLLEKSERKRVKDVLTQEQKKIEREIALKQQQKESHANKEAGDSNKSATSSASKGYTVKINNYGWDQSDKFVKIYITLKGVHKIPPENVEASFTERSFVVLVKDLDGKNHQMTIKNLLSPIDVQESSRKVKTDMVLIMCKKKTPKKWECLTQVEKQTKEKEKPSYDENADPSEGLMSMLKKIYSEGDDEMKRTINKAWTESQEKKARGEDMMDF, encoded by the exons ATGGATCTCAGCGAACAG ATCAGCCAGCTAGAGAGTGACTTGCaggaaattaaatgtttgttggaaaaatctgaaagaaagcGCGTTAAGGATGTGCTGACCCAGGAACAGAAGAAGATCGAGAGAGAGATCGccctgaaacaacagcagaaggAATCACATGCGAATAAAGAGGCGGGAGATTCCAATAAAAGTGCAACATCATCCGCTTCCAAGGGATACACCgtcaaaataaataactacG GATGGGACCAATCAGACAAATTTGTCAAAATCTACATTACTCTGAAAGGAGTTCATAAAATTCCACCCGAGAACGTGGAGGCTAGTTTTACAGAAAG GTCTTTTGTTGTGTTGGTGAAGGATCTAGATGGGAAGAATCACCAAATGACCATCAAAAACCTTCTGTCTCCTATTGATGTTCAGGAGAGCAGTCGAAAG GTCAAGACAGATATGGTCCTGatcatgtgtaaaaaaaagacaccaaagAAGTGGGAGTGCTTGACCCAGGTTGAGAAgcaaacaaaagagaaaga GAAGCCCAGCTACGATGAGAATGCGGACCCCAGCGAGGGGCTCATGAGCATGCTGAAGAAGATCTATTCCGAGGGAGACGATGAGATGAAACGCACCATCAACAAGGCCTGGACTGAGTCCCAGGAGAAGAAAGCCAGAGGAGAGGACATGATGGATTTCTGA